From Helicoverpa zea isolate HzStark_Cry1AcR chromosome 23, ilHelZeax1.1, whole genome shotgun sequence, one genomic window encodes:
- the LOC124641684 gene encoding protein fem-1 homolog A, with the protein MWEEGSSSSAPGKDKQDVAKLHDATFHELMQECRHSAPGARLSAKLRTALERMSPAERRALCGRKLDGCAPLFVACKRGNVEIVEYLVHVCAADLEQRGVYEVPDDRSVHTVTPLWCAAVAGRLEVLRALADAGADVNAGSDSGSTPVRSACFMTHLDVVRFLVSRGADIHRPNHNGGTCLINSVQSARLCAFLLEHGAAVNARDTQLKTVLHYAIQEHRVETARLLLEHGADPLLASRAGDDALRTACLKGAAQVVSLLAGRVRYPAARLADAYELLGSTQLDEFNDVTAALGAWRRATAIRHGGGAYVAKRPVRAPAPALGGAREWRSAAELEAAATDMDALRVQSLLVVARVLGPDHKDTVFRLMYRGASYADAFRYQRCIDLWSWALQLRIEKDSLLSADTCHTACALTRLMLDAHAGRLEHARGLPQFGDVLRVFRLLAAELPACRRLLDARPVFKAQADTFDRALRCVTHLVFLLQARAGAGEREEVGAAVRALVAADVRSAHTRDTLLHLCVSRLNVIRSTYFADEPDAAPVFPHAGVVALLLACGADVRVRNEARSTPLHVAAIPYNFSTELVRVLLAGGAHLDQPNRFGDSPAELVALNRGSRVRVLQHVTLACLAARALLRARRRLPAAALPRTLHDFLDLHRA; encoded by the exons GATGAGCCCGGCGGAGCGGCGGGCGCTGTGCGGGCGCAAGCTGGACGGCTGCGCGCCGCTGTTCGTGGCGTGCAAGCGCGGCAACGTGGAGATCGTGGAGTACCTGGTGCACGTGTGCGCCGCCGACCTGGAGCAGCGCGGCGTGTACGAGGTGCCCGACGACCGCTCCGTGCACACCGTCACGCCGCTGTGGTGCGCCGCCGTGGCGGGCCGCCTCGAGGTGCTGCGCGCGCTGGCCGACGCCGGCGCCGACGTCAACGCGGGCTCCGACTCCGGCTCCACGCCCGTGCGCTCCGCCTGCTTCATGACGCACCTGGACGTGGTGCGCTTCCTGGTGTCGCGCGGCGCCGACATCCACCGGCCCAACCACAACGGCGGCACGTGCCTCATCAACAGCGTGCAGTCGGCGCGGCTGTGCGCCTTCCTGCTGGAGCACGGCGCGGCCGTCAACGCGCGCGACACGCAGCTCAAGACCGTGCTGCACTACGCCATCCAGGAGCACCGCGTGGAGACGGCGCGGCTGCTGCTGGAGCACGGCGCCGACCCGCTGCTGGCGTCGCGCGCCGGCGACGACGCGCTGCGCACCGCCTGCCTCAAGGGCGCGGCGCAGGTGGTGAGTCTGCTGGCGGGCCGCGTGCGCTACCCCGCCGCGCGCCTGGCCGACGCCTACGAGCTGCTGGGCAGCACGCAGCTGGACGAGTTCAACGACGTGACGGCGGCGCTGGGCGCGTGGCGCCGCGCCACGGCCATCCGGCACGGCGGCGGCGCCTACGTGGCCAAGCGGCCCGTGcgggcgccggcgccggcgctgGGCGGCGCCCGCGAGTGGCGCAGCGCGGCGGAGCTGGAGGCGGCGGCCACGGACATGGACGCGCTGCGCGTGCAGTCGCTGCTGGTGGTGGCGCGCGTGCTGGGCCCCGACCACAAGGACACGGTGTTCCGCCTCATGTACCGCGGCGCCTCTTACGCCGACGCCTTCCGCTACCAACGCTGCATCGACCTGTGGAGCTGGGCGCTGCAGCTGCGCATCGAGAAGGACTCGCTGCTCTCGGCCG ACACGTGCCACACGGCGTGCGCGCTGACGCGGCTGATGCTGGACGCGCACGCGGGGCGGCTGGAGCACGCGCGCGGGCTGCCGCAGTTCGGCGACGTGCTGCGCGTGTTCCGCCTGCTGGCCGCCGAGCTGCCCGCCTGCCGCCGCCTGCTGGACGCGCGGCCCGTGTTCAAGGCGCAGGCCGACACCTTCGACCGCGCGCTGCGCTGCGTCACGCACCTGGTGTTCCTGCTGCAGGCGCGGGCGGGCGCCGGCGAGCGCGAGGAGGTGGGCGCGGCCGTGCGGGCGCTGGTGGCGGCCGACGTGCGCAGCGCCCACACGCGCGACACGCTGCTGCACCTGTGCGTGTCGCGCCTCAACGTGATCCGCTCCACGTACTTCGCGGACGAGCCGGACGCGGCGCCCGTGTTCCCGCACGCGGGCGTGGTGGCGCTGCTGCTGGCGTGCGGCGCGGACGTGCGCGTGCGCAACGAGGCGCGCTCCACGCCGCTGCACGTGGCCGCCATCCCGTACAACTTCAGCACGGAGCTGGTGCGCGTGCTGCTGGCGGGCGGCGCGCACCTGGACCAGCCCAACCGCTTCGGCGACTCGCCGGCCGAGCTGGTGGCGCTGAACCGCGGCTCGCGCGTGCGCGTGCTGCAGCACGTGACGCTGGCGTGCctggcggcgcgggcgctgctGCGGGCCCGGCGCCGCctgcccgccgccgcgctgccgcGCACGCTGCACGACTTCCTCGACCTGCACCGCGCCTGA